GGAAACGGAGGTTGAGTTCGCGCACCGACTGGTCGTCGGTCAGCAATAGCGTGACCGAACCCTCGGTGAAATCGATATAGGCGAGCGTCGCCTGGGTCACGGCCAGGGCCAGGGCTTCCGCGTCGGGTTCGGCGGCAAGCCAGGCCTGGTCCTCGATCTCGAGGTCGATCACATCGTGCGCCCCCGCTTGGCGGCGTCGGCGTCATAGGCGCGAACGATCCGCTCGACCATCGGATGGCGGACCACGTCCTCCACCGTGAACCGGTTGACCCCCACCCCCTGGACGCCCTCCAGCAGGCTGACCGCGTGGGCCAGGCCCGAATCCGAGGCGTTGACCAGGTCGATCTGGGTGGGGTCGCCGGTCACCGCCATGCGCGCGCCCTCCCCCAGTCGGGTCAGCACCATCTTCATCTGCAGGCGCGAGGTGTTCTGGGCCTCATCGACGATGACGAAGGCGTGGCTAAGGGTGCGCCCGCGCATGAAGGCGATGGGCACCACCTCGATCTCGCCCTTCTCCCGGCGGCGGCGGAACTGTTCGGGCCCCAGGATGTCGGTGAGCGCCTCCCAGACCGGGGCCATGTAGGGATCGACCTTCTCCGAGAGGTCGCCGGGCAGGAAGCCCAGCCGCTCGCCCGCCTCCACAGCCGGGCGCGAGACGATCAGCCGGTCGACCTCGCCCCGGAGCAGCAGGCCCGCCCCGTGGGCCACCGCCAGGAAGGTCTTGCCGGTGCCGGCTGGTCCCAGGCCGAAGACCAGCTCGCAATTGGCCAGGGCCTGCAGATAGCGCGCCTGGCCGGGGGTCTTGGGAGCCACCTGGCCGCGCTTGCCGGTGGGCAGACCACCGGGCGCCTTGCCCGAGCCGGTGCGGGCCTGGCCGATGGCCACGCGCACATCGGCCTCAGCCACCTCATGGCCGGCGTCGGCGCGAGCGGCCAGGGCGTTGATCACCTGCTTGGCGCTGGCCCGGGCCTTGGAGTCGCCGCTGAGCGCCACGCCGCCGCCGGGGGTCTCCACCAGGA
This genomic stretch from Phenylobacterium sp. LH3H17 harbors:
- a CDS encoding PhoH family protein — translated: MSKPPEFIPLSDAAVRAVAGTSSRHAALIEDALDVLVETPGGGVALSGDSKARASAKQVINALAARADAGHEVAEADVRVAIGQARTGSGKAPGGLPTGKRGQVAPKTPGQARYLQALANCELVFGLGPAGTGKTFLAVAHGAGLLLRGEVDRLIVSRPAVEAGERLGFLPGDLSEKVDPYMAPVWEALTDILGPEQFRRRREKGEIEVVPIAFMRGRTLSHAFVIVDEAQNTSRLQMKMVLTRLGEGARMAVTGDPTQIDLVNASDSGLAHAVSLLEGVQGVGVNRFTVEDVVRHPMVERIVRAYDADAAKRGRTM